One window from the genome of Verrucomicrobiota bacterium encodes:
- a CDS encoding histidine phosphatase family protein, with protein MKIIHLIRHAKSGWDNANLSDKERTISAKGDQSCKLMAERIVEAGCKFDRVFCSTATRAQMTIQALKNALNNHEIEWTSEEALYTFDHYDLLEWCMNLPDTLNELVVVGHNPAITEFTNRMSDRYFDNIPTCGYVQLVFPQAAWRDLLNASAKCTFILTPKQFL; from the coding sequence ATGAAAATTATCCACCTTATACGTCATGCCAAATCGGGCTGGGACAATGCAAACCTCTCGGACAAGGAACGAACTATTAGCGCAAAGGGTGACCAGAGTTGTAAACTTATGGCCGAGCGCATTGTCGAAGCGGGTTGCAAATTCGACCGGGTATTTTGCAGCACGGCCACCCGAGCGCAAATGACAATCCAAGCTCTAAAAAATGCTTTAAACAATCATGAGATCGAATGGACATCCGAAGAAGCACTCTATACTTTCGACCACTACGATCTTTTAGAGTGGTGCATGAACTTGCCAGATACGCTCAATGAGTTGGTTGTGGTGGGACACAATCCCGCAATAACAGAGTTCACAAATCGAATGAGCGATCGATACTTTGATAACATTCCTACCTGTGGGTACGTCCAATTAGTATTTCCGCAAGCAGCATGGAGGGACCTGCTAAATGCATCGGCGAAGTGTACATTTATTCTTACACCCAAGCAGTTTCTCTAA
- a CDS encoding TIM barrel protein — translation MNILHPSRRSFLKSACVLSAGALLPFQSRAAHHASKVSFPLAGRLFKTLKVNMINIEGSLTDKFKAAKAAGFRGVEMNSPGMDIEETRRAIIESGLPVDGTVGSTHWKIRHTSPDKETRAEALMHLKQALRDTHAVGGHTCLLVVGKGEDGPADVIWDRSIENISHAIPLAAELGVSIVVENVWNQMHYNHDGDSNQTADELARYIDEFNSPWVGMQFDIGNHWKYGSMADWIRTLGKRVIKLDVKGFSRAEGKFTAIGEGDLDFEDVRKALHEINYYGWVAAEVKGGDQAALEVISRQMDRVFGL, via the coding sequence ATGAATATACTCCACCCCAGCCGTCGAAGTTTTTTAAAATCCGCCTGTGTATTAAGCGCCGGTGCCCTTCTTCCTTTCCAATCAAGAGCAGCCCATCACGCCAGTAAAGTAAGTTTCCCGCTTGCGGGTCGTCTATTCAAGACTCTCAAGGTCAATATGATTAACATCGAAGGGTCGCTCACGGATAAATTTAAAGCTGCCAAAGCTGCAGGATTCAGGGGAGTTGAAATGAATTCACCTGGCATGGATATTGAAGAAACTCGTAGAGCCATTATAGAATCCGGGTTACCCGTAGATGGAACAGTCGGAAGTACACATTGGAAGATAAGGCATACCAGTCCCGACAAAGAAACCCGTGCCGAAGCTCTGATGCATCTAAAACAGGCTTTGCGTGATACGCATGCAGTTGGAGGCCATACTTGTTTACTTGTTGTTGGCAAAGGAGAAGACGGACCCGCTGATGTTATTTGGGACCGCTCAATCGAGAACATCAGCCACGCAATTCCACTCGCCGCTGAATTGGGAGTATCCATCGTTGTGGAAAACGTCTGGAATCAGATGCACTACAATCACGACGGCGACTCAAATCAGACAGCCGACGAACTCGCCCGTTATATCGATGAATTTAACTCACCCTGGGTAGGGATGCAGTTTGATATAGGAAACCATTGGAAATACGGTTCGATGGCTGATTGGATTCGCACCTTGGGTAAACGTGTCATCAAACTCGACGTAAAAGGTTTCTCACGGGCAGAAGGAAAATTTACAGCCATAGGCGAAGGTGACCTTGATTTTGAAGATGTGCGCAAAGCTCTTCACGAAATCAATTACTACGGATGGGTAGCAGCCGAAGTTAAAGGTGGCGACCAGGCAGCTCTTGAAGTTATCTCAAGACAAATGGATCGCGTATTCGGATTGTAG
- a CDS encoding TetR/AcrR family transcriptional regulator — translation MPDNKTKIIDAAENMIRAGGYNGFSFGKIAAEIGVKSSSVHYYFPTKEDLALEVAIRYKENFIAALGDPKPKGSTPAEIIKRYSNLFQIAFDTSGKVCLCGMLSTEVQLLPEKVRAAVIDFVDANVNWLQQALGLDEKGETMPRSKEAAQWIYCSLQGAMSAAALTNDRSWIDAAASSALQRFFEIVEKSKK, via the coding sequence ATGCCCGATAACAAAACCAAGATAATAGATGCTGCTGAAAACATGATTCGGGCAGGAGGCTACAATGGATTTAGCTTCGGTAAAATTGCAGCTGAAATTGGAGTTAAGAGTTCCTCAGTTCATTACTATTTTCCGACGAAGGAGGACCTGGCGCTTGAAGTGGCCATACGTTACAAAGAAAATTTCATCGCAGCACTTGGTGATCCCAAACCAAAAGGAAGCACGCCCGCAGAAATAATAAAACGCTACTCCAACCTCTTTCAAATTGCCTTCGATACTTCGGGAAAGGTTTGCTTATGTGGTATGTTGTCTACCGAAGTCCAATTACTTCCAGAAAAAGTGAGAGCAGCGGTGATAGACTTCGTTGATGCCAATGTAAATTGGCTTCAACAGGCGCTTGGCTTGGATGAAAAGGGTGAAACCATGCCAAGATCAAAGGAAGCCGCTCAATGGATTTATTGTTCCTTACAAGGAGCCATGAGTGCTGCCGCTCTTACCAACGACAGGTCCTGGATCGATGCAGCTGCCAGTTCTGCCCTTCAGCGGTTTTTTGAAATAGTTGAGAAATCAAAAAAATAA